Within Citrus sinensis cultivar Valencia sweet orange chromosome 1, DVS_A1.0, whole genome shotgun sequence, the genomic segment TAAagacacaaataaaaatagcatgacataaatcaaacatcaagaataaaataaatccaaatCTAGCATCACCaataaatccataaataaaattataaagcacCATAAATCCACATAAAATAATGTGGATCCGaatatatttcttaatttaatttaacttctatattttttaattaatcctaTTATGTTTTTGCATTTAActtatctatttttttcatttacttttaatttaatagataatttaattaaaaaataatgcagATTCGGATCCGTACGGattctaattttaagaatCCAGATCTAGATTTTTTTGGATCCAAATCTTTTTAGATCTTTGCGGAGCGGGAcgaattcatatatttttgctATCCCTGGATAACATCACGAGCTGCTCTTTTTTAACacaaaattttacaacaaaaaacCAATCTAACGATTAAGATTAATGTTGatatgaatttcttttttacagaaatttttttaaaattaggccGCACCAAATTcatattaataattctttCGATTATATTTGAGTAATaatatagccacaaactcttatttaaatttattttgtacaaactgatgtggtatgataaaattagttgaattaaatatcttttggtctacatgatttatttctattatgttatatttttatttagccAATGGATTAatgtcacatcagtttgtacaagagtttgtgattgtatcatcactcattctattttcctatttttacTACCAGCCTGCTTGTCTACCTccaactaggggtgggcaaaactGGGTTCGGGTCCGATTTGAgccaacccgatcgggtttctaGTTGTTTGAGTTGGATCGAATCAGATCGGGTCAATAATTCGAGTTTCATTCAGGTAAGATTGGGTTTGAATTTAAAACGGGTCGGATATAAAGTTATGACTTATGAAACTTGAAAGTTGAAATGAAACTTGAAAGTTGAAAGCTTCAAAATCGGGTTCAGGTGGGGAGAAAGCTAGAAACTCAGGTCGGGTTGTGAGGATTTGACCTTCAAGCAGCAGATCGGTGGCCACGGTAACAAATCATGGATGGGTTTTCAGCAGTAGATCGATTTCACTTGGTGGCAGCAGATGGGCGGACGTGCAGCGACAGATCACGGACGGCTCACGACTGGACACGGTTTCACTTGGCAGCAACAGATTGTAGTTTCACTTGGCAGCAGTAGATCGCAGTTTCACTTGGCAGTTGGCAACAACAGATCGCGGTTCAGGGTTGTGTCTTGTGTCGTGGTGTGTGTGAGTCTTGTGGTGGCTGGCTGGCTTGTTTGTGTTGAGTGTTGACAATGTTGTGAACTTGTGAAGTTGTGATTCTTGTTTGTTGTGGTGGTGTGTGGTTGTGTGTGTCTGTGAATTTGTGAATGAGTGgctttgtgtgtgtgtggcaTGTGGTGTATGGTGTGTGTGGTTTaggtttagtttttttttttgacccGATCGGTTTTTCGGACCCGATCATAACTTGATCGggtttacaatttttaatccGATCGGGTTTCAATCTCGACCCGAACCCAAAATTTTTCGGGTTGGGTAAAATACTCACTGCTACTCCAAACTATCTAATCTTATCTGAAAGGTTTTTCACCAAcaacaaatagaaaagaaaaaaaaggacagtgttgagaaaatgaagaaaaatagaatggaaagaattattaaaaataatttggtggggtccattttaaatattttttaaaaaataaattcagatCAGCATTATTTTCGACCATTGATTATGATTAAAGTGTTAGAAATTTTGTGCAAAAATTTGTGTCCTGAAAGAGGCGTTATGCcattatttaaatgtttagacaattttatattgcaaaatgtttagaaatttttttcacatacCTCTCACTTATTGTTTGTGGAGCTTGTTGGATGCGTCctcttttgtattttgtgCAGCCGAGTAACTGTTGAGTTCGATTCCTACTTCTAAATGAAAGAAGAACAAAGAGTATTTCAGTCATTCCGAAAGGAAGTAGGGACCTATCTGATCCTTATggaaaaacattttcttcacttgagaaattaaaagtttAGGGACCTTATTGTATaacaaaatagagaaaaagacaaaaatatcgCGAGACGAGCGGACAATATCTCATccgaaaataattaataatccaCTTCGCTTGTCTTTTCACTTTCTATCAATCTCTCACTGTGAAgacaaaaagttgaaaaagaaaaacacttTGTCTGTTCTCTTCTGGCGGGAAGAGAGTCTCAATCAATCACCCAAACACCGCTTATTAACAGAAACCCTAGAAATGTTGAATTCGTtatttattgttcaaattaaaaaatttctccgctgaagaagaaaaattggaAACTAACTCACTATTACAACTTTCGCCATGTACTGGCTAGCAACCAGAAACGCCGTCGTTTCGTTCCCCAAGCTTCGTTCTCTCTCCTCCGTTTTCCTTCGTTCCCCTCTTCGCAATTACTCCCCATTTCGACCCTCTACTCTGCTTCTGTAATGTCCCCTCTCCCCTCTCTCTGtataatttttggtttttgttttttgttttatttattattattaatcaaataaactaaatttgtttatattgaCATGgcattttgaaaacaaaattaacacaatttttttggtttttttaacgattaataaaattatccaCGTCTGTTAATGGTTTGTTTGGAAGTGTTTATTTGCATTGTGATAAGAACTTTTCCAAGTGCTGTTATGGAGAAGTGCATAGTGGATGACACATTTTGGATTGAGAAAGTTATGGAAACGTTTTACGGAGAAGCACTAGGCATTTTATGGTGCTCGTGTAGTTTTTGTTCAAGGCCACTTTATATGGAAAAACCTCTAAACACAGACTAAGATATGACAAGTTTTAACTTCTTATGTTATGATTGTTGCATTCTGTATGTGCGAAAATTTTCCGTATGTAATTgtgaacatatatatatttatttactgcAGGACCAGACGGTTTGGGCAGGCTTATTGTTTCAAAGACCGGAGGAGTTTGAGAGGAATTACAAAATCTTCCAAGAAAGTCAAAGGATCAAATGATAATATTCTGAGTGATAAAGATCTTTCCCACATTATGTGGTGGCAGGAGGTGAAATGCTTTTTTATGTACTTTCATCAATAGGCTTTGAtacttttgttaaattttttattcaagaataaattttcttgTGTAATATGTTATTATATAGCGAGATTGATGTAACCATGACTGTAATGGAATCTCAATTATGGTGGAATGTTGATTTCGTTGTTTGGCTATACCGATGGCTTCAATGTAATGTAGTGGTTATTACTACTGTAATGGCTGTCTTATTCGGAACTCTAAAACCCGTAATATAACTTGAAAAGTGTATAAGGGGAAGTTAGATTACCATCTTAGGGGCTACTTGTATGAGTTTTTCATTGCTATTCTCATTTTTacttatgaaatatttttccatGATCAATTTTTAGCATGGATGGATCTACcttttctaatattatttattattgatttttcaattttttaatttaatgttgaATAGATTAACTTTGGTAGCTcggttaaattttatttcattcttcAACCTAAGAAATAGAAATgaccttatttttcttttggtttgtCATTGTAGAGGCTGCAGATGTGCCGGAAGCCTTCCACTCTCCATTTGGTCAATAGGCTCAAATATTCCAATTTGCTTGGCTTGGATGTTAACTTGAAAAATGGGAGGTTAGCTTctatgatttggaaatttacttattactattttctttgcattttgcctattgagataaaaaagacaagaaaaaaaaaaatacccaaAGTGGAGATACTTTCTGCTTTGTATGGTGGAGGTAGAAGACTTGCTATTTCTGAACTCAAGACATGTTGAATGTAATGCAAGTCTTAACCTACAAATCTAATCATAATATGGGTGAAATTCTTTGGAGAAAAATTAAGTTGTAATCTTGATGATTGGAATGGATCAATTTTAACCGAGCTGGTTGTGGCTGGGGTTGGGGCAAGTCTTGAAATATGTTTGATTTAGTGGTGCTATTATTATCATCTTGTAATCTTCTCTATGTTGATCTTTGAAAGATGACAAGGAAATGTTCAAAATTGAACTGGCGCATAGAATTGGTGTTACGGGCATTGTTTATCAGGGGAGTTTGgtgttatttcatttttttctcctcaCGTATGTAGTGGATCATTGTTTTGTTGTACTCTTTCCCAACTTGCATGATTAATCTTTTGCTTAAATTGGGTTAGTATGTGAAATATGCAAACTCATGTGATGAGCAAGTTGGTCGCCAGTGAAATTTTCTAGAGGTGAAAACCACGATTTCTTCTCTTTGGAAGGCGTGATGTTTTCCTTTCCTAAATACAGTAACATCTTAGTGAATTGTGTTAATTGCAGTCTCAAAGAAGGAACACTAAATTGGGAGATGCTGCAGTTCAAGTCAAAGTTTCCACGTGAAGTTTTGCTTTGCAGagtatgtttatttattttctacagTCTGCTGTTGTTGAGTTGTATATAGTGGTTTGTACACCAAATGATTGTGATTTTCTGTTGCATCTCtgaaaattacatatttttgcTTCACTATGCTATCGTCTATGTAGATGTATTCCTTTTCCTCTcattcttcctcttctttctGGTTGAGAGGGATCTATCtgtaaatttttgtattttcatagTTGTCATGGATTAAGCAAGTTTGTTTGTACCAAATGATTAGTGCTGCTAACTGTTCTATGCACAGGTTGGAGATTTTTATGAAGCCATTGGAATAGATGCTTGTATTCTTGTTGAATATGCTGGTTTGAATCCATTTGGTGGTTTGCGTCCAGAAAGTATCCCAAAAGCTGGCTGCCCTGTTGTGGTATTAGACTTATTCTTCATTTCATGttattgtttgtttctttgtgttcATATTAACATTCACCATGAGTTTTTCACAAATATAATGAATTGCCTTGTTCTTTCCTGAtttaaagagagaagaaaaatccCTATATTTATTAGCattttttggattaattttgCGTATAATAATACTGTTATGACGAAGATATTTTATGCTGCACAGTTTAGGGAATGGGAGTTTCATCTTGTACACTCTGTGATAAGTGCTTCTTACAAAGTTGTTTTAAGAGTGGGCAATATGTAATTTTAACAGTGCATGGCATGTTATGGTCTTTCGACATGAAGCGGTGCTGACATTTGTTCTATGTTAATTGGAGCTGTGGTCTTGATTCTCAAAAACTCAAGCaactattttattagttttgttaatttttttttttaagtcccTGTGTCTCAGTTTCTGTCCtgggaaatgactcattttattttcattagtttTCTCTGATAgacattttgtttaattaatgactgtggtccaagaaaaataatcagttGGGACTGTAAATTTCTAAGATGTCAGTAGGCTTAAGTCTGGAAGGATTTTCAAGAcatttttggtttaattttttacttttgagttagcatcgtgtttttctttttctcccttGGTGCATTTCTGATCTGTTATAGTGAGTGGTCTGGGGGGCTTAGAGATTTTGTACTGTACTGTTGTTTGCTCATAGACTCCATAAACCCCTTGTTCACTTTTGTATCATAGTTTTCTTTGTCAATAATTCTTTCTGgttccctttttttctttcttttaaaggAAAGATGTTTTCCCTCTTTGTATTATCATCTTTGATGTGATCGAGTACAAACTTTTATTTCCTTATTCCTTTTATAGTCGATGCTGTTTAATCTTTTATGACATTCTTTTGCAGAACCTTCGACAAACTTTGGATGACCTGACACGAAATGGTTATTCAGTGGTGAGTGTAGTGATTATAATGATGTTATGATTCTGTAAGTATGTGGGGGTGTTTGTCTGGGTTCATTCACATCCGTACGTTCgtactaattaatataaaatttataaagtagTGATGGACATAACCTCACTTTCGGAAATTGGATTCTCTGAGTGATATTAGTTCCTGCCAGTACTATGCTGTTCTTGAGCTTGGCTTCCTGGATCCATGTGTCCCTGGTTCTGACAAGTGAAGTACTATCCCTAGTTGGACTTCAAGGGCTCTTTCTCTGGATATGGTCCTTATATTGGGTTAATAGAAACTTATGAATCCCTTCCTCTTTGAAGCCCTAACATTCTGTTGAAAAAGAGGGGGGAAATTGGTGAAAGCTGCTCCCCCTTACTGATGCAAAACGTCACTAATAAGTTCCTTTTGAATATGGCATGGGGTGGCATTATTTGCTACGATCAAATTCCTTAATTATAgagatgaaacaaaaaatagctATCTCTACATAATGGCAAAGGGATCAATAGAAACTCTTGTAggaaaaatgtttgaattactttttctttttccatttaattgtCACAATAATGTAACCTGGAAAGATTTCTTATCCAGGAAGAAATCTGAGTATTAACGCCTCTACTCTATTGTTGTTATGTAGTGGGTTAAATGCCATTTCAGATGTGGCTACTATTTTGGTAcccaaaaaaagataaaatgtttGTTGAGATATTTTAGTCTCGTGATGCTTCTAAAATTCCAAATGCTGTCATAATGACCCTTGTTTGGTATCGTGCTAAGCATCTCATTCTAGCATGTTGCTTCTAGGATTGAGTCTTCAGAACCGCATTTGATGTAAAAGTGCCTAAGGTCAGAACATATCTGGATTCTGTGTCTTAAGACCTTCATTTGGCAGGACCTGTGTCTAGTGATGATTACTTTAGAAGTCTGGTGAGTCCCTCATTTGTTTCTATCCATGAATAAATGAAGCAGGAATGTAAACCTTTGAAAGAAACTTCCTCATAGGTCAAATGTTCGTTGTATCTATGTAGGATTTGGGTCTAAGACTCAAAGTTATTATCTACTGCAATTTTCCCaatgttttgaaaatcatgctttCATTCTAGAGTGAGTTAGTTTTTCAAGTTGTATTTCACAAAcagtttcaaattattatcCATGCTTTGTTTATGCTTTCATTGGAAACTAATTTATTCTTCAaccattatttttctcttattgaTAGCTTGCCTTTTGTAGATACATCAAAGCATTAATTCTTCTATCTGACATTTTTGTTCAATGGTTGTATGTTGGTCTTTGCAGTGCATAGTGGAGGAAGTTCAGGGTCCAACACAAGCTCGTTCTCGTAAAAGTCGTTTTATATCTGGGTAATCCCGTAATAATGGCTCAGCacttatgattttttttaatttctgttCTAATATAGAATACAAGTGTTTATATGCAGTTTTCACctatattttctatttctataattctattttcttcaaattttggtaaaaaattacagctttatttaaaaaatcagaaaTCAAGATAGAGgagtaattttcatttcaaaattttaaaacattttaaatgttCTACCTGTACTGACTTGCCTAATTGATAGGTGATAATTACCTGGcacttatataaaaataaacacatagtGATAGTATGAGGTGCCTTTCCGTTCATTTTAATATGCTGGTTCATTTTCCGAAATTGATTCATTGACAAATTTTGTTGTAAGTGCACTGAACATAGGAAAGTTGTCTCCACACCCAGGAGCATGTTCTGCTTTTATGCCCATATAGGATGTAAGGTTTAAGAGATGCTACTTTATGCAGTGGGATTGGATTGGCTATAATTAGAAATGGATTAACATCTGAATATGGTTTGGGAATCACCAGTTTATTCTTTTCAGTTGATGCTGCTTCTAAGTCAACTGCAGTATTAGTTTTATTGCAATTCCAGTTCTGAAGAAAAGAATGAGTAAGATAGCAGGGTATATATTATGGATTACTGAAGTTTAGACTtccccaaaaataaaatatttctcctGTAAAATATTTGCCAATGTGTATCAGATTTCCTTCTTCCGCTCAGGGATGCTTaccttttaaaagaatattttttatttaatattttggctAGGAAGTGAAGGTTGTTATGGTTGCTGTACCAGTgattagaattttcttttaaacagctagataatatttctcaaattcaAATAGTATTTCCATTGTCTTCTATTTTGACATGATTTTGGTCAAATCCAACTTAGACAGTAAGATttataatttagttttatGATGAACGGCTTAGCAGGTAAGCTTGTCAGTGATCAGCAACTTTATCCTTTCTAGACTGGTTTATGATATTAGTGGTAGTTGCTTCTTGCTCACACTAGCTGCAGCTTGTCAATTGTGCCAAAATTCTTTACATCTTTTTGAGGCTGTTTTTTGATTTGGAGAAAGAGCAAAATTGCTTGAGTTACAAATGATTCTTTTTTGGTCAATTacagcttttttgtttttaactgTTTCTCCTTACAATTTTTGACATGCATATCTCGTTCTGACTTGTTCTTAAGTGTCTAGGCATGCACATCCAGGTAGTCCTTACGTATTTGGACTTGTTGGGATTGATCATGATTTGGACTTCCCAGAGCCGATGCCTGTTATTGGTATGACCATATTGCATGTTGCTATATCAAGTAGTTtgttatttagaaaataatttttttaagttttgttaTATGTGGCCATGACTTCTGGAAGTCAATGTTTAGGGTAGAATGTTAAGGAATCTTCTTCCATTATGCAttcaaataagttttaatttttttaggttaaGATTAGTtatagttttttattattattattatttttggggaTCAGCATAGGTTACTTTTAGTTActgaattttcaaaatctccGTACTATACAGTTGTTTTCACCCTGCTTCTGTTGATTACATATTTTTCCGTTTGAAATAGCTTACTTTCTTCATAATTGGAAATCTTTCttccttattcttttttctttctctccttctctctctcactctcatttgggtttttttttgggggtgggggggggggggggggggggggggaagtgTAATTGATCTGTTTATATGCTGTTATTATAGTTCATAAGTATGTCTTCTCATCTCATGTTTTGTTATGCACTTAACCTTTGCATGCAATTGAGTGCTTTTATGTTgggtaggggtgggcaaaccAAATCCAACCCGACGGACCCAACCAacccaatccaatccaatttaattttgacgGGTTGGATGAGTTATTATGAGTTAATTGggtcaattttttcaaacccaaTTAACAATTGGGTTGGGTTGTGTTAATTATGATGAACCCATCTAACCCAATCAAACCcgcataaataataatgataataataaaataagataattcTCAATTGCAAAATCCTAAAAGTTGAAACGgctaatctattttttatcctttttttttcttttataaaagagaCTATTTTATTCTTGTATCTTCTACTCTACACTCTTAACTCTAAAACTAAAATCACTCTCTCAAATCTCAATTCTCTATCAACTTAGGGACTTTTTTGATTTATTCATTCTATATTTTTCTAGTTTTCTTTATCAAATACTAGACAGTGAatagaattttcataatataatatatttatatttgatttcaataaatttcatttcaactttcatatctttttctttatttatttttaattttaatttaacttcaaGTCTTCAACCCAACCTGATGATTTAAGGGTTgggttggattggattgaacatgtttatttaattgggtGGGTTGATTTTATCACAACCCATTTAATAATGGGTTGAGTTGGGTTTTCACAAATCCTATCCAACCCAAcccatgcccacccctatAATTGGATACTATTAACAAAGTTCTACTACTTACTGAAAAACTATCATGAGACTTTCAGGAGTATCTCGTTCTGCAAAGGGCTATTGCATAATATCAATCTTGGAGACTATGAAGACATACTCATTAGAGGATGGTTTGACAGAAGATGCTTTGGTCACGAAGCTTCGGACCTCTCGGTATCATCATCTGTTTCTCCATACCTCGTTGAGACAAAATACCTCAGGTTTGCATTCTCTTCTATTTTTCCATACATCATTGGTTGTGCACTTGTTTTGAAATTGTCAATTTtatcaaagagaaaaatgcTTACATTGCAGTGATGAATTACTGAACCTTCTATTTGGGTTTATCGTAATGACATGCAGCCATTCTCGTGTTATCTGACCTATAAATTGTTTCAGTGCTTTTGTTGATGCCAAATCATGCATTCAACTTGTAAACATAGTACAGCTACGATTGCAGGAACTTCTCGCTGGGGAGAATATGGTGAGGGTGGCCTGTTGTGGGGAGAATGCATTGCCAGACATTTTGAATGGTTTGAAGGAGATCCTGTGATTGAGCTTTTGTTAAAGGCACACATCATCTCAAATGAGTTCATTCACACTTTAGACTGTCCTTTTTTATTGCCATATTGCTTAAAAAGAATGCATATTCATCTGATGTTACATTATTATTCAACATTTTTGTAGGTGAAAGAACTTTATGGTCTTGAAAATGAAGTCACATTTAGAAATGTCACAGTGTCTTATGAAAACAGGCCCCGTCCTTTACATCTAGGAACTGCGACACAAATTGGTCAGTTTAACTCATCTAAATTTTCCTTTcccccaaaaaacaaaaataataatttaaagttttcttACATGATTAGTCATCTTATACTGAGAAATGtgatgtaatatttattactttgcTTGCTTCACGCTTCTAGGTGCCATACCAACTGAGGGAATACCTTGTTTGTTAAAGGTGTTGCTTCCATCAAATTGCTCCGGTCTACCTATATTGTAAGAAACTTTATGTTTGTTATCTTATaccttaagaaaaattattaatgtacCATGTTGTGAtttgtatattaattattaattttccttAAGTTTTATGCATTGGGTTTTCAGTAGTGGTGACCTCACAATAAACACTAGGAGCATGTCCAGTATGTTTGTATTGGACTGgataagaatattaaattatttagagGTATACAGGAAATGGAATGCTTCTAGTTTCACTTTGCCTGGTTCTAGGCCAGCTAAGAGATTCTAAGTTGAGTAGATAATTTGATACTTTCAACTTTGTTTTGATCCTAATTCCTGTGAAactttagtaatttaataccAGATTGGTAAGCATAGTAAAGCAGGTTACTGATATTAACTTCTGCGGCAGTAGGAATAATGTTTTCCTGATGAggttgtttatattttatttcttaggTATGTGAGAGATCTTCTTCTCAATCCTCCAGCTTATGAGATTGCATCAACAATTCAGGGTGAGTTGTGATATGCAATTCGCATCTTTGCCAAATTAGAGCATAGAATCACAGTCTTCTTGGTATGCCTTTATCCGGCATTAAGTTTTCCTAAAGTATCTAAGTCGTAGTCTTCATGCAGCAATATGCAAACTCATGAGTAAGGTCACATGCTCAATTCCAGAGTTTACGTGTGTTGCCCCTGCTAAGGTTAGGTTAATTTACTCTGTAAATATTTgctataaaaattactttgcaTGTGATATAATTCTTGTCTTTTTGACTGCTCTTCTttcctatttgttttttttttttctattgacATTTTGCTATTATCGTAATATCATATGCTTGACCACTCATGGATTCTGTCATAATTTGTTGGATGGTGCTTAAGACAATTTTACAAACTGATGGTAGATTAAATGCTCTTTGATTTTGgccataatattttttattctccaTGGATGGAACATACTCAATACAATTGTACTTATCACATCGAAGCAATTTGTACCGCAATCATTCTTTCTGAACTTAACATTTtagcatttttttctttgttatttgtaCTTGTGTATCTGATCCAAGTTTTCTATGTCGTGCAGCTTGTGAAGCTACTAGAACTGCGGGAGGCCAATCATATTGAGTTCTgtagaataaaaaatgtacTTGATGAGATCTTGCACATGTATGGAAATTCTGAGCTTAATGAAATTCTGGAACTATTGATGGATCCTACATGGGTTGCGACAGGGTTGAAAATTGACTTTGAGACATTAGTAAGTAATAACATGTTTTATATCTTTTGTATGTAATTATGCAAATACTCATTATTTAGTAATACAAATACtcatagttaattattaaaaaaaatgcaaacacCTTTtgtatgttaatatatttCAGAGACTTGACTAAATGCagcctttctttttcttggtaattgacaataaataaataaaaatgatcatTGTGATCATAAGAATTGGCACTGGGAAGGCTTGAAATCAGTTAAACATCAACAGTGgattgaaatttgatttttgtgttttgaGAGTTGGATTCTTACCCCTTCCTCTTCTCCCCTGAACACTTTTCTTCAGGGGTTAAGGTACATTACCCTAGTAAGGTCCTCCCCAGGAGGAGTTGATATGTTATATTCCCAAAAAATGGTTACCTGGGGGAGTACCCCTAAGTTTTTCTGACTGTAAAATGGGATGTTAATATGGATGAGATAAGAATCTAACAAATTCGAAGCATCAATTATACTTTATAGTGTTGGATTCAGAAATCAAAGGATTCTTTAGAATTTTCTCGTATCTCTATGCCTCTAGAGATTGTTGCTGCGAAGTTTGAATTTATATTGTTTGTGATCCTTCTAAGACATGATTCTAAAAGGTTGCAGTCATAATTTTTCCATGTTTCTTAAAAGATTCTGCCATGTTCCATTGTCTTTGCATGTCATTGATATTGTCTTTGTTTTCTTCAGGTTGAGGAATGCAGGTTGGCATCTGTCAGAATTGGTGAAATGATCTCTCTTGATGGTGAAAGTGATCAAAAGATATGTTCCTATGATAACATTCCAAGTGAATTTTTTGAGGATATGGAGTCAACATGGAAAGGTCGTGTGAAGAGGATCCACATAGAGCCAGAAATTGCAGAAGTTGAAATGGCTGCTGAGGCCTTATCATTAGCAGTAAGTCTATAGGACACTACTTTTCTCCCATTATTATcagtgtttattttttaactctaAACTGGGATACAACCATAACCTAGTTTAGcacataaatttatgaattgtttagaaagcaataaaatttgcggttaagttcaatttttttatgaaaactATAGTGAATGTTTGGTTGGAAGAAATGGGAGGGGAGGAGAGGAATGGAAAGGAGAGAGAGGGAAAGAAAATGAGGGCAAAAGAGGA encodes:
- the LOC102611883 gene encoding DNA mismatch repair protein MSH1, mitochondrial isoform X2 → MYWLATRNAVVSFPKLRSLSSVFLRSPLRNYSPFRPSTLLLTRRFGQAYCFKDRRSLRGITKSSKKVKGSNDNILSDKDLSHIMWWQERLQMCRKPSTLHLVNRLKYSNLLGLDVNLKNGSLKEGTLNWEMLQFKSKFPREVLLCRVGDFYEAIGIDACILVEYAGLNPFGGLRPESIPKAGCPVVNLRQTLDDLTRNGYSVCIVEEVQGPTQARSRKSRFISGHAHPGSPYVFGLVGIDHDLDFPEPMPVIGVSRSAKGYCIISILETMKTYSLEDGLTEDALVTKLRTSRYHHLFLHTSLRQNTSGTSRWGEYGEGGLLWGECIARHFEWFEGDPVIELLLKVKELYGLENEVTFRNVTVSYENRPRPLHLGTATQIGAIPTEGIPCLLKVLLPSNCSGLPILYVRDLLLNPPAYEIASTIQAICKLMSKVTCSIPEFTCVAPAKLVKLLELREANHIEFCRIKNVLDEILHMYGNSELNEILELLMDPTWVATGLKIDFETLVEECRLASVRIGEMISLDGESDQKICSYDNIPSEFFEDMESTWKGRVKRIHIEPEIAEVEMAAEALSLAATEDFLPIISRIKATTAPLGGPKGEILYAREHEAVWFKGKKFRPTVWASTPGEEQIKQLKPAVDSKGRKVGEEWFSTLKVEEALERYHEAGAKAKAKVLELLRGLSSELQTKINILVFASMLLVIGKALFAHVSEGRRRKWVFPALKDIELDGANCLKMNGLSPYWFDAAEGSAVHNTVDMQSLFLLTGPNGGGKSSLLRSICAASLLGICGLMVPAESASIPYFDAIMLHMKSYDSPADGKSSFQVEMSEIRSIVTATTSRSLVLIDEICRGTETAKGTCIAGSIIETLDNIGCLGIVSTHLHGIFSLPLKIKNAAYKAMGTEYLDGQTVPTWKLVDGICRESLAFETAKREGVPETIIQRAEDLYMSVYVKDNSSKRIDANGRFHSAPKTDGSDEAHPNLSKTRVGSVHHEIESKMKMEVSRKEIERAINVICQKKLTELSKQETSELAGVNCVMIAAREQPPPSIIGASCVYVMLRPDKKLYIGQTDDLDGRIRAHRGKEGMQSASFLYFVVPGKSIACQIETLLINQLYSQGFLLANIADGKHRNFGTSSRPVETLTVP
- the LOC102611883 gene encoding DNA mismatch repair protein MSH1, mitochondrial isoform X1, whose translation is MYWLATRNAVVSFPKLRSLSSVFLRSPLRNYSPFRPSTLLLTRRFGQAYCFKDRRSLRGITKSSKKVKGSNDNILSDKDLSHIMWWQERLQMCRKPSTLHLVNRLKYSNLLGLDVNLKNGSLKEGTLNWEMLQFKSKFPREVLLCRVGDFYEAIGIDACILVEYAGLNPFGGLRPESIPKAGCPVVNLRQTLDDLTRNGYSVCIVEEVQGPTQARSRKSRFISGHAHPGSPYVFGLVGIDHDLDFPEPMPVIGVSRSAKGYCIISILETMKTYSLEDGLTEDALVTKLRTSRYHHLFLHTSLRQNTSATIAGTSRWGEYGEGGLLWGECIARHFEWFEGDPVIELLLKVKELYGLENEVTFRNVTVSYENRPRPLHLGTATQIGAIPTEGIPCLLKVLLPSNCSGLPILYVRDLLLNPPAYEIASTIQAICKLMSKVTCSIPEFTCVAPAKLVKLLELREANHIEFCRIKNVLDEILHMYGNSELNEILELLMDPTWVATGLKIDFETLVEECRLASVRIGEMISLDGESDQKICSYDNIPSEFFEDMESTWKGRVKRIHIEPEIAEVEMAAEALSLAATEDFLPIISRIKATTAPLGGPKGEILYAREHEAVWFKGKKFRPTVWASTPGEEQIKQLKPAVDSKGRKVGEEWFSTLKVEEALERYHEAGAKAKAKVLELLRGLSSELQTKINILVFASMLLVIGKALFAHVSEGRRRKWVFPALKDIELDGANCLKMNGLSPYWFDAAEGSAVHNTVDMQSLFLLTGPNGGGKSSLLRSICAASLLGICGLMVPAESASIPYFDAIMLHMKSYDSPADGKSSFQVEMSEIRSIVTATTSRSLVLIDEICRGTETAKGTCIAGSIIETLDNIGCLGIVSTHLHGIFSLPLKIKNAAYKAMGTEYLDGQTVPTWKLVDGICRESLAFETAKREGVPETIIQRAEDLYMSVYVKDNSSKRIDANGRFHSAPKTDGSDEAHPNLSKTRVGSVHHEIESKMKMEVSRKEIERAINVICQKKLTELSKQETSELAGVNCVMIAAREQPPPSIIGASCVYVMLRPDKKLYIGQTDDLDGRIRAHRGKEGMQSASFLYFVVPGKSIACQIETLLINQLYSQGFLLANIADGKHRNFGTSSRPVETLTVP